DNA from Macadamia integrifolia cultivar HAES 741 chromosome 12, SCU_Mint_v3, whole genome shotgun sequence:
GTTATCACTCCTCTCTGTGTCTCTTCTGATGTTTCACACATGAATGAATCTATACCAGAGGAAGAGTTGTCTTTGCAAGTTGGTGAAGATTCAAAATCCACTAGTGGTGGTCCACAAGATATGCGTTTATATGATCCTGGTTGCTCTTCCTCTGGTTCAAAGGATATTGAGTGTCGTAGCAATGAAGATTCTCATGATGTAGTTGTTTCTGTCGAACTCGAGCATAAAGAAGTTCCTGACTTGCCTTCTTCTAGCGATTCAATTTCAGTTATGGTTCAAAGTAAGGAATGTGACTCATCCAGCTCGTACTCTGTTTATGAATCCAGTTTTGAGGATGGAAGTGGAGCAACGAATAATTATGCAAATGACTTGTATTTGGAATCTTCGGCTAAAAATTATCTGTCCAGTCTGAATATTGACCATGAAATGGCCGAGACATCTCTTGAGGTTTGTACTGCTGCTTCAAGTTCAGTTAGAGAAAAGTCAGATGGAGCAAATCATGCTGGTTCTGAAACTTCGCCAAGCCTCAGTTTGGAGCCGGTGGTAATTGTTAAGCCACAGAAGTGTTCCCCTGTAGCCCAGACTGCTGATGGCGAAGTTTCAAGATTGGCTGGAATGAAATCGCCCTGCAAGGGAAATTCGAAGCCACTGTTCTCTTCAGGTTTTCTTAACAAAAGCACAAGAAGTCGATCTCTGAAAAGACAAGTGAAAATCGATGTAGAACATACTGCTTGTTCTTCCGGGAAGGATGACAGGAACTGTAACGGAGTTGAAAAACCTGCTTTTCCTGGTCAGAGCATTGATGAAGTTTGTGAACATAAGGAATTTTCCTTAAATGGTGGTAGGGCATTAACAACGTGTTCTGTTCGGACACAGTCTGAGAATTGtgtagaggatgatgatgataagtTGACTAGAGAAGCACATGGGGTTTTTGATCCCCGTAATGAGAATGAATGCAATGGAGGTGCAGTATCTGTTCACTCTGATAAGAACCACAGAAACAATCATAATTGTGACAATGGACATGAGAAAGTCTCTGAGAATGGCAGTGGTCAGCTTGTGAAGCACTGGTTGCCAGTTCAGCGGCTAGAAAGCAACTCTTGTTCCGAAGAGAAGTTGAAGTCGCTGCCTTCATCTGGTTTTCTTGGTAGTCACAGGAGGGAAAAAATTTTGGGCCCAGATGGGGAAACTCAAAAACCACCTGTTGAAGTTGATGCTCCCAGCATGGTTGATGTGAAATGCAATGGTATTGCTGAACATGCTCTTGATCATCAAAATATATCCGAGGCTAATGGTCATGGTCAACTTGCTTCAGATTCTAATGGTACCTCAACATCTTGTTTTATAGCCAATCACATTGTGAATAAAAATAAGATGGTCaataaagaaatttctgaagttCGTTACCCCCAGAACAACTGCAGCAGAGATTCTGTTCTTTCGGATGAGAATGGTGAAGGCATTTATAACATTGGTTCTGGACAGGTGACATTCTGTGGTACTAGCAGTAGTCAGCTTTTAGATTGCATGACTCCATTTCTTTCTACTTCTTGTAATAACATGCCATTAGGAAAGAATTACTCAAACAAGAATGAGGAAAGCCGGGAACTTAATGAAACTGTCCATCACCACGAGGTTGAAACAGACTGCCAAAGATTGTCTGATGGGAGACCGGTAACCTCCTGTGAAATGGCAAAGGTTTCTGTTTAGATTTTGCAAGAAGCATTAATTAATATAATCCTGTACCCATAATTAATTTCTCCTGTTTTTCTTGACAAGCCACCAAAGAAGCAACCTCTGAACATGACCTACATTTCCCCCAAAGAACCATGGTCAGTACAACAACAGCACTTGGAGCAAAGTTGTGATTGCAGAGGATACTTCAATGCCACTCTTGCAGATGAAGATGGACAAGATTTTAAGAGGCAAAGACGTGTGAATTAGAAGCTAACAAATCAAGATTGCTTGTTGATGCTGGATTTCCTGAGGTTAGGGAGGCTAAGAGAAGAAGACAGGTGCTGGCAACATGTTATTTGATGACATTTAAGGTGTATTCTTTCCACTTATTTGATAATATTTTTGCATGTTGGTAGATTCATCTTAGGTTTTCAATATTTTGTAGAAATCTCTGATGATCCTCTGCCATGTGAGCTGCACTTAATATTCTTGTAGCAACAGATAACAAATTGTTGATGAGTTGATCtatattctaatttttttccttcttgattTTAATCTTTCATTTATGTGTGTCACGcacaaatacaagaaataactGCAATTATTGAAGCTGCATTGGCATCAAAGCCTGCTACACCATCAATTTGTCCCCAATGGATATGAATGAAGCTATAAAGGTTAGTTGGTTTTAATGTAATAGAAAAAAGGTTTTTCCATATCCACTCCTTAAATACCTTTTCTTGCATTAAAACCTACTTAACCTTTATAGCTTTATTATTTGGTCCAAGAAAAGGTTGGGGTCCACCTCcacccaacccccacccccccacccaccccctccaaaaaaaaaaaaaaaaaaaaaaaaagcccagaCCGAGGAAGGATTTTGTTGGGATGACTGGAAGCAGGGaaatctctttcttctctctctctctctctctctctctctctcttgtctttTTTTGGTCTATACTCTATAGAGTTATATAGAGTGGTATGCCCATTTTGCTTTCGTGAATCAGAAACTACTGGCAGTGGCTGGCTAAGAACAAGATATGGCAGAAGGGAACACAATGGGGGATACGCATGAGAGCTAAAAAGTGAAGCCTTTGTCTAAAAGCTAGGAAAAAGGTTGGGAGATTCCAGAATTAAGCGAATCACAACTAAAAATTGACCTTCTTTCTTCAGTTGCAGCCTTTTGGGGATTCCTCTATTAAGTGCTTTTCACAAGTATTGGTGTTGGCATGCGCCCAACTTTTTTACTGCAACTAGCCCTTGAAAGTTGAAAGACCCTCTTTTGGGTTTGGCTGGTAATATGACACCATGGATGAGGATAGAGATGTTTGTTCGATATTCCTGGGACACATGGGATGATAGAGAAGGGAGGAGGATTAATATTATTGATTTGAATAAAAATTTACCTATACCTCCTTGGGTTCCTGACAATTTTAGATACCTTCACTCACTTTTATTTGGATTACCTCTCTTGGGCTGTttactgttttttatttttattttttattttttgggttacaAAGTAGGGGGATACAAAGGGGGTGAGGACCATAGTGAGCAAAAAtagaaattgcaaaaaacaGAATAGATGATACGGGTTTTCAATGGTTAAAACTTTCAAacaatacaataataataataaaaaaataaaaacaaaaacagagaacgataaaacacaataaatgaACGGTAcacatttaaaaaaagaagggaCAAAGAAAGGCCAACATgttcatataaattaaggaattattagaTGAATACTTgtatctaatgttcaaaataattATAACATCCAACATTAATGCGTATATATTCCCTGACTCATTATAAGTTCTAAGGAATCATTGAATTTATCTAACAGTAATTCTAACTTCATACACAATAACAAAAAAACATGTCCAAAGTTTTGTTTAACAATAaggcttggctatgatgttttTCATTCTTGTCAACATAGTTACCACACTTTCAAAGTGATAATGCATGTTCAATTGGAgttgggagtcatcactttaggaACATTCTTTAGCAAATGCATCAGTTGAatgtgatatcatgagaaatgtaGGCATTTGAGTTAGCTTCATGTTGGAGAAAAAATCAGGTCGATGGTAAAAAAGGAGAATGTATTtacgttttaaacgcgtttttgcTAACAAGGAGGAAccagatttttttaatttttttggtgaagggGTGGCGTCTAGATGTGAAATGGGACTCTAGAACTTGAGACCTCCAGGGTAAGCTGACCACCTCTTGGGCTGTTAACTTAAAAGACAATTTTTACTCAGTTTTTGATTCCCCCACGAAAATACCTTCAGTTGTATTAATGAGTCCCATTTATAGTTAGCTAAAATGGTTCAAAATTCGAATGAGGAGGTAAAAAACTGGTTAGATATTtcaaaaatggtaaaaaacgCGAAAGTGGATGGCATGAGTGTTAAACATTTAGATTTGGAAAATACtaaacatcaaaaaaaaaaaaaaaaaggcttgaaTTGGTGGATCTATTCATggtttattaattaaatactaaTATTTGATGAAGTAATTTAAGTATGGAAAAGAGAACTTTGCCCCGTCAACGTTCCCCACACCTAGACACTTGGGGGACGGCTATGAAAGACTCACCTGCCCCTGCCTCCAATTTGCCATGTGTCTATGGGAATGCGAACAGGTAGTGTTCCTTCTCCCTTTAAGCTTATATAATATAAATGATTTATTTACAAATAAATTGAGTTTATAAAAATTGCCATTATGTTGACTTAAGAAATGGATAATCTATTTAAAATGTTTCCTAGTTCTTAttgggccttttttttttctctctctccctcgtatggttgggattaattcggaaaacagaaaaaaaaaaaaaagggacgtcattttatttaaatatggtcccatttttcaaaaaatgattttaaaccGCATTTTAACCAACCATGGTCCCATTTTGCAGAcgagatttgttttctttacaaTGGATATACGTTTTTTTNNNNNNNNNNNNNNNNNNNNtttttttttttttttttggttatgacAAAATGCTTTACTATCTCCCACCTACTTCGATATGGAAAAATCGGAATGGCTCTTCTACATTTGTTTATACTAGTTTTTAGAACCATTTTACTTGGAAAGAAGTTATATGTAACTAATCATTGGCTTGGATTTAGCAACCGTATGAATGGAAAATAGttatttttttagtagaatATGAATGGAAAATAGTCATTCCCATAAAATAATACGTTCAAAATTAGATTCTgttctctcacacacacatacacactctCCCACCAAATGAGTTAGTTATTGATTTATTGGTGTCATAAGGGTTTGAGATGTTTCTAGAATGCACAAGTAAATTTTACATATGACTAATCTAGAACATAGTAAAAATTGCAGATATATGAACTATCTAGGTGACATAATACCAGTTTTGTGgagtttgaaaaaataatatactATTGTGAACAATAATATTTTAgcttttttataataataagttGCATTATTATTAGGTTGGAGATTGCTACATAGTCAAGTGCATAGGTATCCACCTAAAGGGTAGAGGCATCATTTCATTGCACCCTGTGAGATTATATATAAGGGAGCACGATTCTTATCCATATTATTATTGATTACTAGAGATAGAATTATATGGATAAGAATATACCCTCGCACtagatttcttattttattttctctaaatATCATAAATTATGGGTTATCAGTCGTGGCTGCCGAGTTTTAAAGCACAATTAAACCAAAGGAAGTAGAgttttagggggtgtttggtttggtaaatctttgggatgacattctttagaatgataattcttaatttttggagttgtttggttccactaggatgaccctcataagtgagcatcttacttcccatgaatgaccatattacaaaggatgtgtcccaaatctgagttcacctcaacacttaaactcagatttgagcaacctttttaccatctagtataaaaggagaaagcgaaaagacgttctctacggaagccaatatctcaacccgtgagaaacatgcactagccttaaggcaaccaaacgatttttctaaaagaaacataattcagaagaatgtttATCAAA
Protein-coding regions in this window:
- the LOC122057910 gene encoding ubiquitin carboxyl-terminal hydrolase 19-like isoform X1; translated protein: MHVAGLSLDPYWFLQFVFTAFLVALGLLHLVKNTASKYFVVDANFDEGEGNRRTGRDEMLAVAGDGDGCAVCGNSTNKKCSRCKIVRYCSQACQAEHWKSIHKSECKVVKSSGSISLIPSVSDARRRAVFVDKSPSDPGHGNCMVQRSKKILFPYDEFVKLFNWDKPGFPPCGLINCGNSCFANVVLQCLSFTRPLVAFLLEKSHRRECRRNDWCFLCELQTHIERASHNSHPFSPINILSRLPNIGGNLGNGKQEDAHEFMRFAIDTMQSVCLDEFGGERALHPSSQETTLIQHIFGGHLQSQVICTKCNKISNRYENMMDLTVEIQGDATSLEDCLDQFTVKEPLDGENMYKCDGCNAYVKAWKRLTVRQAPNILTIALKRFQSGRFGKLNKKVTFPETLDLGPYMSESVDGTNLYRLYAVVVHVDMLNASFFGHYICYTKDFQGNWYRIDDCKVVTVELEEVLAQGAYMLLYSRNCVRPPCANSLESSGKEGQVVAEAQESGPCSRAPVESLNVVDCVNPVITPLCVSSDVSHMNESIPEEELSLQVGEDSKSTSGGPQDMRLYDPGCSSSGSKDIECRSNEDSHDVVVSVELEHKEVPDLPSSSDSISVMVQSKECDSSSSYSVYESSFEDGSGATNNYANDLYLESSAKNYLSSLNIDHEMAETSLEVCTAASSSVREKSDGANHAGSETSPSLSLEPVVIVKPQKCSPVAQTADGEVSRLAGMKSPCKGNSKPLFSSGFLNKSTRSRSLKRQVKIDVEHTACSSGKDDRNCNGVEKPAFPGQSIDEVCEHKEFSLNGGRALTTCSVRTQSENCVEDDDDKLTREAHGVFDPRNENECNGGAVSVHSDKNHRNNHNCDNGHEKVSENGSGQLVKHWLPVQRLESNSCSEEKLKSLPSSGFLGSHRREKILGPDGETQKPPVEVDAPSMVDVKCNGIAEHALDHQNISEANGHGQLASDSNGTSTSCFIANHIVNKNKMVNKEISEVRYPQNNCSRDSVLSDENGEGIYNIGSGQVTFCGTSSSQLLDCMTPFLSTSCNNMPLGKNYSNKNEESRELNETVHHHEVETDCQRLSDGRPVTSCEMAKPPKKQPLNMTYISPKEPWSVQQQHLEQSCDCRGYFNATLADEDGQDFKRQRRVN
- the LOC122057910 gene encoding ubiquitin carboxyl-terminal hydrolase 18-like isoform X3; translated protein: MHVAGLSLDPYWFLQFVFTAFLVALGLLHLVKNTASKYFVVDANFDEGEGNRRTGRDEMLAVAGDGDGCAVCGNSTNKKCSRCKIVRYCSQACQAEHWKSIHKSECKVVKSSGSISLIPSVSDARRRAVFVDKSPSDPGHGNCMVQRSKKILFPYDEFVKLFNWDKPGFPPCGLINCGNSCFANVVLQCLSFTRPLVAFLLEKSHRRECRRNDWCFLCELQTHIERASHNSHPFSPINILSRLPNIGGNLGNGKQEDAHEFMRFAIDTMQSVCLDEFGGERALHPSSQETTLIQHIFGGHLQSQVICTKCNKISNRYENMMDLTVEIQGDATSLEDCLDQFTVKEPLDGENMYKCDGCNAYVKAWKRLTVRQAPNILTIALKRFQSGRFGKLNKKVTFPETLDLGPYMSESVDGTNLYRLYAVVVHVDMLNASFFGHYICYTKDFQGNWYRIDDCKVVTVELEEVLAQGAYMLLYSRNCVRPPCANSLESSGKEGQVVAEAQESGPCSRAPVESLNVVDCVNPVITPLCVSSDVSHMNESIPEEELSLQVGEDSKSTSGGPQDMRLYDPGCSSSGSKDIECRSNEDSHDVVVSVELEHKEVPDLPSSSDSISVMVQSKECDSSSSYSVYESSFEDGSGATNNYANDLYLESSAKNYLSSLNIDHEMAETSLEVCTAASSSVREKSDGANHAGSETSPSLSLEPVVIVKPQKCSPVAQTADGEVSRLAGMKSPCKGNSKPLFSSGFLNKSTRSRSLKRQVKIDVEHTACSSGKDDRNCNGVEKPAFPGQSIDEVCEHKEFSLNGGRALTTCSVRTQSENCVEDDDDKLTREAHGVFDPRNENECNGGAVSVHSDKNHRNNHNCDNGHEKVSENGSGQLVKHWLPVQRLESNSCSEEKLKSLPSSGFLGSHRREKILGPDGETQKPPVEVDAPSMVDVKCNGIAEHALDHQNISEANGHGQLASDSNGTSTSCFIANHIVNKNKMVNKEISEVRYPQNNCSRDSVLSDENGEGIYNIGSGQPPKKQPLNMTYISPKEPWSVQQQHLEQSCDCRGYFNATLADEDGQDFKRQRRVN
- the LOC122057910 gene encoding ubiquitin carboxyl-terminal hydrolase 19-like isoform X2, encoding MHVAGLSLDPYWFLQFVFTAFLVALGLLHLVKNTASKYFVVDANFDEGEGNRRTGRDEMLAVAGDGDGCAVCGNSTNKKCSRCKIVRYCSQACQAEHWKSIHKSECKVVKSSGSISLIPSVSDARRRAVFVDKSPSDPGHGNCMVQRSKKILFPYDEFVKLFNWDKPGFPPCGLINCGNSCFANVVLQCLSFTRPLVAFLLEKSHRRECRRNDWCFLCELQTHIERASHNSHPFSPINILSRLPNIGGNLGNGKQEDAHEFMRFAIDTMQSVCLDEFGGERALHPSSQETTLIQHIFGGHLQSQVICTKCNKISNRYENMMDLTVEIQGDATSLEDCLDQFTVKEPLDGENMYKCDGCNAYVKAWKRLTVRQAPNILTIALKRFQSGRFGKLNKKVTFPETLDLGPYMSESVDGTNLYRLYAVVVHVDMLNASFFGHYICYTKDFQGNWYRIDDCKVVTVELEEVLAQGAYMLLYSRNCVRPPCANSLESSGKEGQVVAEAQESGPCSRAPVESLNVVDCVNPVITPLCVSSDVSHMNESIPEEELSLQVGEDSKSTSGGPQDMRLYDPGCSSSGSKDIECRSNEDSHDVVVSVELEHKEVPDLPSSSDSISVMVQSKECDSSSSYSVYESSFEDGSGATNNYANDLYLESSAKNYLSSLNIDHEMAETSLEVCTAASSSVREKSDGANHAGSETSPSLSLEPVVIVKPQKCSPVAQTADGEVSRLAGMKSPCKGNSKPLFSSGFLNKSTRSRSLKRQVKIDVEHTACSSGKDDRNCNGVEKPAFPGQSIDEVCEHKEFSLNGGRALTTCSVRTQSENCVEDDDDKLTREAHGVFDPRNENECNGGAVSVHSDKNHRNNHNCDNGHEKVSENGSGQLVKHWLPVQRLESNSCSEEKLKSLPSSGFLGSHRREKILGPDGETQKPPVEVDAPSMVDVKCNGIAEHALDHQNISEANGHGQLASDSNGTSTSCFIANHIVNKNKMVNKEISEVRYPQNNCSRDSVLSDENGEGIYNIGSGQVTFCGTSSSQLLDCMTPFLSTSCNNMPLGKNYSNKNEESRELNETVHHHEVETDCQRLSDGRPPPKKQPLNMTYISPKEPWSVQQQHLEQSCDCRGYFNATLADEDGQDFKRQRRVN